The Haloterrigena turkmenica DSM 5511 genome includes the window TCATACTGTTTTCGCTCGCGGTTATCTACCACGCGAACCAGTTCCCCGACGGGGGCGAAATCGGTCCCGGGTTCTTCCCGATCATGCTGTCCGCCGGGATCATCCTCTTTGCGATCGTGGACATGGCGACCGACGACGAGACGGAACTCGACCTGAGCGACGTCGAGGTGGCGCCGATCGTCGTCATCAGTGCGATCCTGTTCGCATACGTCTTCCTGATGAAGTACACGGGCTTTTTAGTCGGGACGATGCTGTTCCTCCCGATCGTGCTGTACTACTCTGACGTGCGGTCGAAACTCCTGATCGCCGCCATCTCGATCGGCTTCCCGGTTCTGCTGTTCTACGTCTTCAGTCGCATCTTCATGGTCCGACTGCCCGAAAGCCAGATCCTCCCCGTATCGCGGCTCCTGCCGCAGCTCCCGCTGGTGGTGTTCTAATGGCGGTCGAACACATCCTGCAGGGGTTCGCGAACGTCATGGATCCGGTCGTGTTGACCCTGATGATTGCCGGGATCTTCCTCGGTCTGTTGATGGGTTCGATCCCCGGGATGACGGCGACGATGACTATCGCGGTCCTGCTGTCGTTTACCTTCACGATGGAGCCGGCGACCGGGATGATGCTCCTATTGGGGATCTACGGCGGCGCGGTCTACGCGGGGTCGATTCCGGCGATTCTGATCCGGACCCCGGGGACGCCGTCGGCCGCGGCGACGATCTTCGACGGCTATCCGCTCTCCCAGAAGGGGGAAGCCGGCAGAGCGATCCGCATGAGTACCGTCGCCTCGTTTATCGGCGGGATCATCAGCGTGCTCGTGCTCATGTTCTTCTCGCCGGTCGTCGCGGACGCGGCGCTCCGGTTCCGGTCGCCGGAGTTCTTCGCGCTGGCCGTGTTCGGTCTGACGATCATCGCCAGCGTGAGCGGCGATTCGCTCGCGAAAGGGATGGTATCGGGTCTGCTCGGTATGCTCGTTGCGACCGTCGGAATCGACCCGGTCACCGGCTATCAGCGGTTCACGTTCGGGACGCCCGAACTCCTCACGGGCGTGGAGTTCATCGCGGTGATGATCGGGCTGTTCGGCATCGCCGAGGGGCTCCGGACGTACTCCCTCGGTATCAGCGACGAGCAGAACAGGGTCGATCAGGAGATCACGGGTATCTTGCCGTCGTTCGCGGACGTCAAGTCCATCGCGCCGATCTCGATCGGCTCGGGGATCCTCGGCTCGCTGGTCGGGGCGGTTCCCGGTGCCGGTGGCGACATCGCCTCGTTTATCACCTACAACGAGGCGACGCGGTGGCTCAAGAACACGACGCCGTCGTTCGGCGACGGGAACATTCGGGGCGTTGCCGCGGCGGAGTCCGGGAACAACGCCAGCACCGGCGGTGCACTGATTCCGACGTTCACGCTCGGGATTCCCGGCGACTCCGTCTCGGCGATCCTCATCGGCGCGTTGCTCGTCCACGACGTCAACCCCGGACCCGCGCTCTATCAGGAGGAGACCGGCCTGCTGTACACGATCTTCGTCGGATTCCTCCTCATCTACGTGTTCATCCTGATCTTCGGGCTCCTCGGAGC containing:
- a CDS encoding tripartite tricarboxylate transporter permease; the encoded protein is MAVEHILQGFANVMDPVVLTLMIAGIFLGLLMGSIPGMTATMTIAVLLSFTFTMEPATGMMLLLGIYGGAVYAGSIPAILIRTPGTPSAAATIFDGYPLSQKGEAGRAIRMSTVASFIGGIISVLVLMFFSPVVADAALRFRSPEFFALAVFGLTIIASVSGDSLAKGMVSGLLGMLVATVGIDPVTGYQRFTFGTPELLTGVEFIAVMIGLFGIAEGLRTYSLGISDEQNRVDQEITGILPSFADVKSIAPISIGSGILGSLVGAVPGAGGDIASFITYNEATRWLKNTTPSFGDGNIRGVAAAESGNNASTGGALIPTFTLGIPGDSVSAILIGALLVHDVNPGPALYQEETGLLYTIFVGFLLIYVFILIFGLLGANYWARLINIPQSLIWPVIFVLCVIGAIALRGNVFDAWIMLAAGGLGYVMRLRGYPLAPMVLGLILAPIAEENLRRSLVLSNGSLDIFYTSPIALVVLLLSVTALLVPAVRALRS
- a CDS encoding tripartite tricarboxylate transporter TctB family protein, which codes for MIIKKVTRNIRQIDADTVKSNPLSIAFILFSLAVIYHANQFPDGGEIGPGFFPIMLSAGIILFAIVDMATDDETELDLSDVEVAPIVVISAILFAYVFLMKYTGFLVGTMLFLPIVLYYSDVRSKLLIAAISIGFPVLLFYVFSRIFMVRLPESQILPVSRLLPQLPLVVF